A portion of the Salminus brasiliensis chromosome 9, fSalBra1.hap2, whole genome shotgun sequence genome contains these proteins:
- the rbpjb gene encoding recombination signal binding protein for immunoglobulin kappa J region b: protein MAPVVTGKFGERPQPQRLTREAMRNYLKERGDQTVLILHAKVAQKSYGNEKRFFCPPPCVYLMGCGWKKKREQMERDGCSEQESQPCAFIGIGNSDQEMQQLNLEGKNYCTAKTLYISDSDKRKHFMLSVRMLYGNSANIGVFLSKRIKVISKPSKKKQSLKNADLCIASGTKVALFNRLRSQTVSTRYLHVEGGNFHASSQQWGAFYIHLLDDEESEGEEFTVRDGYIHYGQTVKLVCSVTGMALPRLIIRKVDKQTALLDADDPVSQLHKCAFYLKDTERMYLCLSQERIIQFQATPCPKEPNKEMINDGASWTIISTDKAEYTFYEGMGPVQSSVTPVPVVESLQLNGGGDVAMLELTGQNFAPNLRVWFGDVEAETMYRCGESMLCVVPDISAFREGWRWVRQPVQVPVTLVRNDGIIYSTTLTFTYTPEPGPRPHCSAAGAILRSGSSGLLATSGSGVGGSADTAAYGTNSTPNSVTASSSNATAAVVS, encoded by the exons GAAGTTTGGGGAGCGCCCTCAACCACAGCGCCTAACGAG AGAAGCAATGCGGAACTATCTGAAGGAGCGAGGAGACCAAACCGTTCTGATCCTGCACGCTAAGGTTGCACAGAAATCCTACGGCAATGAAAAAAG GTTCTTCTGCCCTCCTCCATGTGTGTATCTGATGGGCTGTGGctggaagaagaagagggagCAGATGGAGAGGGACGGCTGCTCGGAGCAGGAGTCTCAGCCCTGCGCCTTCATTGGCATCGGCAACAGTGACCAAGAGATGCAACAGCTTAACCTAGAGGGAAAG AACTATTGCACCGCCAAAACATTGTACATATCAGACTCAGACAAGCGCAAGCACTTCATGCTGTCCGTGCGCATGCTGTACGGCAACAGCGCCAACATCGGAGTCTTCCTCAGCAAACGCATCAAGGTCATCTCCAAGCCTTCCAAAAAGAAGCAATCCCTCAAGAATGCTGACT TGTGCATAGCATCAGGAACAAAAGTGGCCCTGTTCAACAGACTGCGCTCTCAGACGGTCAGCACACGCTACCTACATGTGGAGGGAGGGAACTTTCATGCCAGCTCACAGCAGTGGGGAGCCTTCTATATTCACCTGT tggATGATGAGGAGTCAGAGGGAGAGGAGTTCACCGTGCGTGATGGTTATATTCACTATGGCCAAACCGTCAAACTCGTCTGCTCGGTCACAGGAATGGCCCTGCCTAGACTG ATCATCCGTAAGGTGGATAAGCAGACAGCTTTGCTGGATGCAGACGACCCTGTGTCTCAGCTGCATAAGTGTGCCTTCTACCTAAAGGACACGGAGAGGATGTACCTGTGCCTTTCCCAAGAGAGGATCATCCAATTTCAA GCCACTCCATGCCCAAAGGAACCAAATAAAGAGATGATCAATGATGGTGCCTCTTGGACAATCATCAGTACGGATAAAGCAGAATACACCTTTTATGAGGGAATGGGTCCTGTCCAGTCCTCTGTCACACCTGTGCCTGTGGTGGAGAGCTTACAG ctaAACGGTGGAGGGGACGTAGCAATGCTGGAGCTAACAGGACAGAACTTTGCTCCGAACCTGCGTGTGTGGTTTGGAGACGTGGAAGCAGAAACCATGTACAG GTGTGGAGAGAGCATGCTGTGTGTAGTCCCAGACATTTCGGCGTTCCGCGAGGGATGGCGGTGGGTAAGGCAGCCGGTGCAGGTTCCTGTGACGCTGGTGCGGAACGACGGCATCATCTACTCCACCACGCTGACCTTTACGTACACACCAGAGCCTGGTCCCAGGCCCCACTGTAGCGCGGCAGGAGCAATCCTGCGGTCTGGCAGCAGCGGCCTGCTGGCCACCAGCGGGAGCGGCGTGGGGGGGAGCGCAGACACAGCAGCCTACGGCACCAACAGCACGCCAAACTCCGTCACAGCATCGTCCTCCAATGCCACAGCCGCCGTGGTGTCATAA